In a genomic window of Lepisosteus oculatus isolate fLepOcu1 chromosome 3, fLepOcu1.hap2, whole genome shotgun sequence:
- the pstpip2 gene encoding proline-serine-threonine phosphatase-interacting protein 2, translating to MKELHFKGNFWNAEITSTTGYDTIIQRLNDGKKTCKEIEDFIKARATIEEKYGKDLLNLSKKVCGLSELNTLKRSLDVFKLQIENVGTSHIQLAQTLRDEAKKLEEFRERQKEARKKVEQHMEAFHKQKATQYKKTMETKKTYEQKCREKEDAEQTMNRNANTSNAKQLEKLSLKSQQTKMAAEEADRMYSQNVSILEKIREDWQKEHERACEIFENYEVERISALRNILWTHLNHLSQQCVTSDELYEEVRKSLEQCSIQKDIEYFIDLRRTGDKPPAPIPYENFYSGQRPPVVGRLGFLGGRRGPLPNPVDTESDGIYSTVNDPTYSFVRQ from the exons atgaaagaaTTACACTTTAAAGGCAATTTCTGG aatgctGAGATCACCAGCACTACAGGGTACGACACTATCATTCAGCGTCTCAATGATGGAAAGAAAACCTGCAAGGAAATTGAGGACTTCATCAAAGCTAG GGCTACAATAGAAGAGAAATATGGCAAAGATTTATTGAACTTATCCAAGAAGGTTTGTGGACTAAGTGAACTGAA CACACTTAAGAGATCCCTGGATGTTTTCAAGTTGC AAATTGAAAATGTTGGTACATCGCACATACAGCTGGCTCAGACATTGCGAGATGAAGCCAAAAAACTTGAAGAATTCAGAGAAAGGCAGAAAGAGGCAAGGAAGAAG GTAGAACAGCATATGGAGGCGTTTCACAAGCAGAAGGCAACCCAGTACAAGAAAACAATGGAA ACAAAGAAAACCTATGAGCAGAAGTGCCGTGAAAAGGAGGATGCTGAGCAGACTATGAATCGGAATGCCAATACAAGCAATGCTAAACAACTGGAGAAG CTGAGTTTGAAATCTCAGCAAACAAAAATGGCTGCAGAGGAAGCAG ACAGAATGTACAGTCAGAATGTATCCATCCTGGAGAAAATTCGCGAGGACTGGCAGAAGGAGCATGAGAGAGCTTGTGAG ATATTTGAGAACTACGAGGTGGAGAGGATAAGTGCCCTGCGGAATATTTTATGGACTCATCTCAACCATCTTTCTCAGCAGTGTGTCACCAGCGATGAG CTGTATGAAGAAGTAAGAAAGTCTTTGGAGCAGTGTAGCATCCAGAAGGACATTGAGTACTTCATTGACCTCAGGAGAACTGGAGACAAGCcaccag CTCCCATCCCATACGAGAACTTCTACAGCGGTCAGAGGCCTCCTGTTGTTGGTCGCCTAGGGTTTCTAGGTGGAAG gagaGGACCATTGCCTAACCCTGTGGATACAGAAA gtGATGGCATTTATTCAACAGTTAACGACCCCACCTATAGTTTTGTGCGGCAATAG